From Bosea sp. NBC_00550, the proteins below share one genomic window:
- a CDS encoding glutathione S-transferase, with product MLVLRSSPASPFGRKVKMAAIELELTDRIEIVAADTNDPSEPLRQQNPLGKIPTLILEDGTTLFDSRVIVDYLDHIAGGKIIPAGDARFEQLRLQALADGICDAALLQVYEGRYRAEEGRNANWLAHQDGKVGRGLAALEAAPPAFPNRPRIGEIALACALGYLDLRFEGKWRAAHPKLVAWLDDFAARVPAFETTRFKG from the coding sequence ATGCTCGTCCTGCGCTCCTCCCCCGCTTCGCCCTTCGGCCGCAAGGTCAAGATGGCGGCTATCGAACTCGAGCTCACGGACCGCATCGAGATCGTCGCGGCCGATACGAACGATCCTTCCGAGCCGCTGCGCCAGCAGAATCCGCTCGGCAAGATCCCGACGCTGATCCTGGAAGACGGCACGACGCTGTTCGATTCCCGCGTCATCGTCGACTATCTCGACCATATCGCCGGCGGAAAGATCATCCCGGCCGGCGACGCGCGCTTTGAGCAGCTACGCCTGCAGGCCTTGGCCGACGGCATCTGCGATGCCGCCCTGCTTCAGGTCTACGAAGGGCGCTACCGCGCAGAGGAAGGCCGCAATGCCAACTGGCTGGCGCATCAGGACGGCAAGGTTGGCCGCGGACTCGCCGCACTGGAAGCCGCGCCGCCTGCTTTCCCGAATCGCCCTCGAATCGGCGAAATCGCGCTGGCCTGCGCGCTCGGCTATCTCGATCTGCGATTCGAGGGGAAATGGCGCGCTGCTCATCCGAAGCTGGTCGCCTGGCTCGATGATTTCGCCGCCCGCGTCCCCGCCTTCGAGACGACGCGCTTCAAAGGCTGA
- a CDS encoding outer membrane protein, with translation MKKYLLASVAALGILAAGAASAADLPSRKGPIAAPIYVPVFTWTGFYVGANAGYGWGNTSTNNLGQVGDLDGFIGGGQVGYNYQIGQFVLGAEADFQGADLSSGGNIFGTSVKTEYFGTVRARLGWAIDRWMPYVTGGWAYGNVKTSIPSIGFSSDRTHTGGYAIGAGLEYAFTNNLVAGVEYLYVDLGEKNIINNIGTSKVGADFSVVRARLSYKF, from the coding sequence ATGAAGAAGTACCTGCTTGCGAGCGTTGCAGCGCTCGGCATCCTCGCCGCTGGCGCCGCCTCTGCCGCTGACCTGCCGTCGCGCAAGGGCCCGATCGCTGCCCCGATCTACGTCCCCGTCTTCACCTGGACCGGCTTCTACGTCGGTGCCAACGCCGGCTACGGCTGGGGCAACACGAGCACTAACAACCTCGGTCAGGTCGGCGATCTCGACGGCTTCATCGGTGGCGGCCAGGTCGGCTACAACTACCAGATCGGCCAGTTCGTGCTCGGCGCCGAAGCCGACTTCCAGGGCGCTGACCTGAGCTCCGGCGGCAACATTTTCGGCACGAGCGTCAAGACCGAGTACTTCGGTACCGTCCGCGCCCGTCTCGGCTGGGCCATCGATCGTTGGATGCCCTACGTCACCGGTGGTTGGGCCTACGGCAACGTGAAGACCTCGATCCCGAGCATCGGCTTCTCGTCCGACCGCACCCACACCGGCGGCTATGCCATCGGCGCGGGCCTCGAGTACGCCTTCACCAACAACCTGGTTGCCGGCGTCGAGTACCTCTACGTCGACCTCGGCGAGAAGAACATCATCAACAACATTGGCACCAGCAAGGTCGGCGCCGACTTCTCGGTCGTCCGCGCTCGCCTCAGCTACAAGTTCTGA
- a CDS encoding glycosyltransferase family 2 protein translates to MPPLSIFIIAQNEADRIGRTIEAARALSDDIVVVDSGSTDGTQALAESLGARVIFNSWPGYGRQKRFAEEQCRHDWLLNLDADEVLPPDLVAEIAALFTRGPAADAYKIRIAEIFPGEKAPHRFAYALAPVRLYRKSWGRYSLSPVHDRVDLQPGTKVGRLKGTVHHFSVRSLGEQMEKLNAYSDAQADDLDARGETLSAFRLVAEFPANFFKAYIGRRHALRGVYGFMTAMNYAFYRYLRVAKHWERRLQRRSAIEAPVTPADPARSSND, encoded by the coding sequence GTGCCGCCCCTCTCGATTTTCATCATCGCGCAGAACGAAGCGGACCGGATCGGGCGCACCATCGAGGCTGCCCGCGCGCTCAGCGACGATATCGTGGTGGTCGATTCCGGTTCGACCGATGGAACGCAAGCCCTCGCAGAATCGCTCGGCGCCCGGGTGATCTTCAATTCATGGCCGGGCTACGGCCGGCAGAAGCGCTTCGCCGAAGAACAATGTCGCCATGATTGGCTCCTGAACCTCGATGCCGACGAGGTGCTGCCTCCCGATCTCGTCGCCGAGATCGCCGCGCTCTTCACCCGCGGGCCAGCAGCCGATGCCTACAAGATCAGAATCGCGGAGATATTCCCCGGCGAGAAAGCGCCACACCGCTTCGCCTATGCGCTCGCCCCCGTGCGGCTCTATCGGAAGAGCTGGGGCCGATACTCGCTCTCCCCGGTGCATGACCGTGTCGACCTGCAGCCCGGCACGAAGGTCGGGCGCCTGAAGGGAACGGTCCACCACTTCTCGGTCCGCTCCCTCGGCGAGCAGATGGAGAAGCTCAATGCCTATAGCGATGCGCAGGCCGACGATCTCGATGCCCGCGGCGAGACGCTCTCGGCATTTCGGCTGGTCGCCGAATTCCCAGCGAACTTCTTCAAAGCCTATATCGGGCGCCGCCACGCGCTACGCGGCGTCTACGGCTTCATGACCGCGATGAACTACGCCTTCTATCGCTATCTGCGCGTCGCCAAGCACTGGGAACGCCGGCTTCAGCGGCGCTCCGCCATTGAAGCCCCGGTAACGCCTGCCGACCCGGCCCGCTCCTCCAATGACTGA
- a CDS encoding SDR family oxidoreductase, which produces MTEVAMVTGGARRIGRAIATGLAKAGYAVAIHHGDSRGEAEALAAELRLTGASCCTLSADLADSQAAAALIPAAARELGPVTLLVNSAASFIDDDVRSLDVAAWDRQFAINLRAPSLLIGALAEHLPEGMNGAVVNIVDQRVWKLTPQYYSYTLTKAALLTATRTLAQALAPRIRVNAVGPGPTFPNAYDGPALMEQEAAATLLGHRVSPDEIADAVLYLAQARSVTGQMIAVDAGQHLGWRTPDIVG; this is translated from the coding sequence ATGACTGAGGTCGCTATGGTCACCGGCGGCGCCCGGCGAATCGGCCGCGCGATCGCCACGGGACTGGCGAAAGCCGGCTATGCCGTCGCGATCCATCACGGCGACAGCCGCGGCGAGGCCGAAGCTCTCGCTGCAGAACTTCGGCTCACCGGAGCCTCCTGCTGCACGCTTTCGGCGGACCTCGCCGATTCGCAGGCCGCGGCAGCCCTGATTCCGGCAGCCGCGAGGGAGCTGGGGCCGGTGACGCTGCTCGTCAACAGCGCCGCCAGCTTCATCGATGACGACGTCCGCTCGCTCGATGTGGCGGCATGGGACCGCCAGTTCGCGATCAACCTTCGTGCGCCCTCGCTGCTGATCGGCGCCCTGGCCGAGCATCTGCCGGAGGGCATGAACGGCGCGGTCGTCAATATCGTCGACCAGCGCGTCTGGAAGCTGACGCCGCAATATTATTCCTACACCTTGACCAAGGCCGCGCTGCTCACCGCAACCCGGACGCTGGCGCAGGCGCTCGCTCCACGGATTCGCGTCAACGCGGTCGGCCCCGGCCCGACCTTTCCCAATGCCTATGACGGTCCCGCGCTGATGGAGCAGGAGGCAGCCGCCACCCTGCTCGGCCATCGGGTCTCCCCCGACGAGATCGCCGACGCGGTGCTTTATCTGGCGCAGGCGCGCTCGGTCACCGGCCAGATGATCGCCGTCGACGCCGGCCAACACCTGGGCTGGCGCACGCCCGACATCGTCGGCTGA
- a CDS encoding 2-hydroxychromene-2-carboxylate isomerase: protein MSRSIAYYFSLHSPWTYLGNAVFHDIARRHGCTIDYRPMPLRSVFDETGGLPLPKRHPVRQRYRLLDLQRWRERRGVPLVLQPRHFPFDPSQADRMTIAILAAGGDPFAFISDVMAGLWARDEDMTQPEALLACAARAGLDGLALLAAADSPPIRQRYEATLGQAIEAGVFGAPSYVLDGEVFWGQDRLELLDSALASGREAYRPDGAV from the coding sequence TTGTCCCGTTCGATCGCTTATTATTTCTCGCTGCATTCGCCCTGGACCTATCTCGGCAATGCTGTCTTCCACGATATCGCTCGCCGGCATGGCTGCACCATCGACTACCGGCCGATGCCGCTTCGCTCCGTTTTTGACGAGACGGGCGGGCTGCCCTTGCCGAAGCGGCATCCGGTTCGGCAACGCTACAGGCTGCTCGATCTGCAGCGCTGGCGCGAGCGACGCGGCGTGCCGCTCGTCCTGCAGCCCCGGCATTTTCCCTTCGATCCGTCCCAGGCCGACCGCATGACGATCGCGATCCTGGCTGCCGGCGGCGATCCCTTCGCGTTCATCAGCGACGTGATGGCCGGCCTCTGGGCCCGGGACGAGGATATGACGCAGCCCGAGGCGCTTCTCGCCTGCGCCGCGCGAGCCGGGCTTGACGGGCTGGCGCTGCTCGCCGCGGCCGACAGCCCGCCGATCAGGCAACGCTACGAGGCGACATTGGGGCAAGCCATCGAGGCCGGCGTCTTCGGTGCGCCCAGCTATGTGCTCGATGGCGAGGTGTTCTGGGGGCAGGACCGCCTCGAATTGCTCGATTCAGCGCTGGCGAGCGGGCGCGAAGCCTATCGCCCGGACGGTGCGGTCTGA
- the pgeF gene encoding peptidoglycan editing factor PgeF, protein MFITARELAGEAGIRHAFFTREGGASTGIYTSLNGGLGSNDDPAAITENRARMARHLEVEPANLVSLYQVHSADVAVVTGPWPGERPKADAMVTTAPHVALGVSTADCGPILFADSEARVIGAAHSGWKGAFTGIVGATVTAMEKLGARRERIVAVLGPTISAKAYEVGPEFIERFKAENRTYSRFFTASERAAHAMFDLPAFIALKAQEAGIGRFVDMALCTYGDEQRFFSYRRTTHRGEPDYGRLISAIALD, encoded by the coding sequence ATGTTCATCACCGCCCGTGAACTCGCCGGCGAAGCCGGCATCCGCCACGCCTTCTTCACGCGTGAGGGCGGCGCCTCGACCGGCATCTACACTTCGCTGAATGGCGGGCTGGGCTCGAACGACGATCCTGCGGCGATCACCGAGAACCGCGCGCGGATGGCGCGGCATCTCGAAGTCGAGCCGGCGAATCTGGTCAGCCTCTATCAGGTGCATTCCGCCGATGTGGCTGTCGTCACCGGCCCCTGGCCGGGTGAGCGCCCGAAGGCGGATGCGATGGTGACGACTGCGCCGCATGTCGCGCTCGGCGTGTCCACGGCCGATTGCGGACCGATCCTGTTCGCCGACAGCGAGGCGCGGGTCATCGGCGCGGCGCATTCCGGCTGGAAGGGCGCGTTTACCGGCATCGTCGGTGCGACGGTCACCGCGATGGAGAAGCTCGGCGCGCGGCGGGAGCGCATCGTTGCCGTGCTCGGGCCCACGATCAGCGCCAAGGCCTACGAGGTCGGGCCCGAGTTCATCGAGCGCTTCAAGGCGGAGAACCGGACCTATTCCCGCTTCTTCACGGCGTCCGAGCGGGCGGCCCATGCGATGTTCGATCTTCCGGCCTTCATCGCGCTCAAGGCGCAGGAGGCCGGGATCGGTCGATTCGTCGACATGGCGCTGTGCACCTATGGCGATGAGCAGCGATTCTTCAGCTATCGGCGCACCACGCATCGCGGCGAGCCGGATTACGGGCGGCTGATCTCGGCGATCGCCCTCGATTGA
- a CDS encoding class I SAM-dependent methyltransferase, translating into MNALKAEIVELIRQEGPIGIGRYMALALGHPRHGYYMTRDPFGQEGDFTTAPEISQMFGELIGLWAAHLWQAMGTPSRLRLIELGPGRGTLMADMLRATRIVPGFREAVSVHLVETNPVLRERQAAALKGIDPVWHDNVGDALSGPVIVVANEFLDALPLDQFVMTPEGWRARLVGLDADGGLAFGLAAAREETLHIAGPAGATFEQPSLALDIVRQIASHVAAEGGAALFIDYGSARSGFGDTLQAMKRHGFVDPLAEPGEADLTVHVDFERMGQAALKAGAALHGPASQRDFLLALGLAQRAQALSLKAAPDQQAAISAAFDRLTEEGETGMGDLFKVFALSHPGLPPLPGFDLHRLPEQG; encoded by the coding sequence GTGAATGCCCTCAAGGCCGAGATCGTCGAGCTGATCCGGCAGGAGGGGCCGATCGGAATCGGCCGCTACATGGCGCTGGCGCTCGGGCATCCACGCCATGGCTACTACATGACGCGCGATCCCTTCGGGCAGGAAGGCGACTTCACCACGGCGCCCGAGATCAGCCAGATGTTCGGCGAGCTGATCGGGCTTTGGGCAGCCCATCTCTGGCAGGCGATGGGGACACCCTCGCGACTGCGCCTGATCGAGCTCGGGCCGGGGCGGGGCACGCTGATGGCCGACATGCTGCGGGCGACCCGCATCGTTCCGGGCTTTCGCGAGGCGGTCTCGGTGCATCTCGTTGAGACGAACCCGGTTCTGCGCGAGCGGCAGGCGGCCGCGTTGAAAGGCATCGATCCGGTCTGGCACGACAATGTCGGCGACGCCCTGTCCGGCCCCGTGATCGTCGTCGCCAATGAATTCCTCGATGCCCTGCCGCTCGACCAGTTCGTGATGACGCCGGAAGGCTGGCGCGCGCGGCTGGTGGGGCTCGATGCGGATGGCGGCCTTGCCTTCGGTTTGGCTGCCGCGCGCGAGGAGACGTTGCATATCGCGGGGCCGGCCGGGGCCACCTTCGAGCAGCCTAGCCTGGCGCTCGACATCGTCAGGCAGATCGCGAGCCATGTCGCGGCGGAAGGCGGGGCGGCGCTGTTCATCGATTACGGCTCGGCGCGATCCGGCTTCGGCGACACGCTGCAGGCGATGAAGCGGCATGGCTTCGTCGATCCGCTGGCCGAGCCGGGGGAGGCGGATCTCACCGTGCATGTCGATTTCGAGCGTATGGGGCAGGCAGCGCTCAAGGCTGGCGCGGCGCTGCATGGCCCGGCTAGCCAGCGCGATTTCCTGCTGGCGTTGGGTCTCGCGCAGCGGGCGCAGGCGCTTTCGCTCAAGGCAGCTCCTGACCAGCAGGCTGCAATCTCTGCCGCTTTCGATCGGCTGACCGAAGAAGGGGAGACCGGGATGGGCGATTTGTTCAAGGTTTTCGCGCTATCCCACCCCGGCCTGCCGCCCTTGCCCGGATTTGACCTTCATCGGCTGCCAGAGCAGGGCTGA
- the lgt gene encoding prolipoprotein diacylglyceryl transferase produces the protein MPVFAIPFPMIDPVAVQLGPLAIKWYGLAYVVGLLGGWWYARRLVAADSLWAGRARPKPEELDDMLLFVAFGVVLGGRIGFVLFYDLARYLERPQDIFAIWQGGMSFHGGLLGATLGLWLFAKRRGYPALSVFDLAAAVVPIGLFLGRIANFINGELWGRPAPDFAYAMVFPHGGPVPRHPSQLYEALGEGILLFVLVNLVVRFGGFKRPGLVAGVFGMGYALARIVCEFFREPDPQLGFLFGASVDALSGGITMGMLLSLPVFFAGLWLVLRSRRGPQGEVRA, from the coding sequence ATGCCCGTCTTCGCCATTCCCTTCCCGATGATCGATCCCGTCGCGGTCCAGCTCGGGCCGCTCGCGATCAAATGGTACGGGCTCGCCTATGTCGTCGGCCTGCTCGGCGGCTGGTGGTATGCGCGCCGGCTGGTCGCAGCCGATAGTCTCTGGGCGGGGCGGGCGCGGCCGAAGCCGGAAGAGCTCGACGACATGCTGCTGTTCGTCGCCTTCGGCGTCGTGCTGGGCGGGCGGATCGGCTTCGTGCTGTTCTACGATCTGGCGCGTTATCTCGAGCGCCCGCAGGACATCTTCGCGATCTGGCAGGGCGGCATGTCCTTCCATGGCGGGCTGCTCGGCGCGACCTTGGGCCTGTGGCTCTTCGCCAAGCGGCGCGGATACCCGGCCCTGTCGGTGTTCGATCTGGCGGCGGCGGTCGTGCCGATTGGACTCTTTCTCGGGCGCATTGCCAATTTCATCAATGGCGAGCTCTGGGGCCGGCCGGCGCCGGATTTCGCCTATGCGATGGTCTTTCCCCATGGCGGACCAGTGCCGCGCCATCCGAGCCAACTCTACGAGGCGCTCGGCGAAGGCATCCTGCTCTTCGTCCTGGTGAACCTCGTTGTCCGCTTCGGCGGCTTCAAGCGGCCGGGCCTCGTCGCCGGCGTGTTCGGCATGGGCTATGCGCTGGCCCGGATCGTCTGCGAGTTCTTCCGCGAGCCCGACCCGCAGCTCGGCTTCCTGTTCGGCGCTTCGGTCGATGCGCTTTCCGGCGGCATCACCATGGGCATGCTGCTCTCGCTGCCGGTCTTCTTCGCAGGTCTTTGGCTCGTGCTGCGGAGCCGGCGCGGGCCGCAGGGCGAGGTGCGTGCGTGA
- a CDS encoding NADP-dependent oxidoreductase, whose protein sequence is MPQPDSVQIVLASRPEGRPSPANFRLEHAPIPTISDGQVLLKVLYLSLDPYMRGRMSAAKSYSAPVEIGQVMEGGTVAEVLESRDPDFKPGDIVLSHSGWQSHAVASGSQLRKLDPASAPVTTALGVLGMPGFTAYAGLLTIGQPKPGETVVVAAASGPVGSAVGQIARIKGARAVGIAGGAEKCAFVRDTFGFDAVIDHRDPDMAGKLAAACPDGIDVYFENVGGHVWDAVFPLLNTFARIPVCGLVAQYNASGDFPGPDRLPVLMRQVLSKSLTIRGFIQREFAAAQAPTFRQEMARWIADGAVKYKEDIVQGLENAPEAFIGLLEGRNFGKLIVKL, encoded by the coding sequence ATGCCCCAGCCTGACAGCGTTCAAATCGTCCTTGCCTCCCGTCCGGAAGGGCGTCCCAGCCCGGCGAATTTCAGGCTGGAGCATGCCCCTATCCCAACGATCTCCGATGGGCAGGTGCTCCTCAAGGTCCTCTACCTGTCGCTCGATCCCTACATGCGCGGGCGGATGAGCGCAGCGAAATCCTATTCCGCTCCCGTCGAGATCGGGCAGGTGATGGAAGGCGGCACCGTGGCCGAGGTGCTCGAAAGTCGCGATCCCGATTTCAAGCCGGGCGACATCGTGCTCTCCCATTCCGGCTGGCAGTCGCATGCGGTGGCCAGCGGCTCGCAGCTGCGCAAGCTCGATCCGGCGAGCGCACCGGTGACGACGGCGCTCGGCGTGTTGGGCATGCCGGGCTTCACCGCCTATGCCGGGCTGCTGACGATCGGCCAGCCCAAGCCGGGCGAGACCGTGGTCGTGGCGGCGGCGAGCGGGCCAGTCGGCTCGGCCGTAGGGCAGATCGCCCGCATCAAGGGGGCGCGGGCTGTCGGCATCGCCGGCGGGGCGGAGAAATGCGCCTTCGTGCGCGATACCTTCGGCTTCGACGCGGTCATCGACCATCGCGATCCCGACATGGCGGGCAAGCTCGCGGCCGCCTGTCCGGACGGCATCGACGTCTATTTCGAGAATGTCGGCGGGCATGTCTGGGATGCCGTCTTCCCGCTGCTCAACACCTTCGCGCGCATTCCGGTCTGCGGTCTCGTCGCGCAATACAATGCGAGCGGCGATTTTCCGGGCCCGGACCGGCTGCCGGTGCTGATGCGACAGGTGCTTTCGAAGAGCCTGACGATCCGCGGCTTCATCCAGCGTGAATTCGCCGCAGCCCAGGCGCCGACCTTCCGGCAGGAGATGGCCCGCTGGATCGCGGATGGCGCCGTCAAATATAAAGAAGACATCGTCCAGGGCCTGGAGAATGCGCCGGAAGCCTTCATCGGGCTGCTGGAAGGCCGGAATTTCGGGAAGCTGATCGTCAAGCTCTGA